The window GAGGTTCAGGGCGCCAAAGCTGTTGGTGGTAGTAACCGTGGCAGGGCTTGCGCCGTTGTCGCTGCTGGTAAGTTTATAGAAAGATCCGTTCCAGGCCCGGAGGTCTACCCCGCTGTTCAGGCTAAAGGGCTTGCTCGCAAAGCTGTAGATAAGGGCAGCGGTGGCGTGGGGAGACAAGGCGAGAGAAAGGTTGGAATCGTCCTTTGTCGCTGACCAATTCTCCAGCGTGATATCGCCGCCTATGCCATAACCGGCAGACCAGCGTTCGTTAAAGTCCCAGGTGCGCTGGTAGCTTACGTTAAAGGTGTTGATGACATGGGAGCCGTCATAGCTTGTGGTAATATCTTTGCCGCTTGCAACTGCGGTCTGGGTATAGGGGTCTGGCCAAAAGAAGACACGGAGCTGCCAGCCGAAAGACCACCAGCGGGTCTCAACTCCCCTGGGGGCCAGCACATAGGCTGCGCCCAAGCCAAGCTGGAACTCGTGGTGCCCATCGTCGGTGGTGGGGCGTACTATGCTAACGCCTGAGTTATTGTCGGTCTGGTTTTTGCCTATATCCCAGTTAAAGCCGATGCGGGCAGTGGGTTTAAAAATCGCCCCGCTGCTAAGAGGGAAGTTATTGCCCCAACTCACGGCAAGGGCAAAATTCCCATCGTTGGTGTTGTAAGTAGCATTACCGGCGTCGTCTACATCTTTGTTTATGTGTAATTGCAACAGTGCGAGCTGCACCTTAAAGGCGCCGGCGCCCCCGGCGCTAAAGAGCATCGCAATATCGCTGTTGAGGGTTATACCGGTGTCGCTTTCGCTTCCCGCATTGGGGTTTGTGGGATCGAGCGGATCGGCTCCGGGGGGAACATCCAGGCGGTCGCCATCGTTTTCTATGCCAATGGCGGTTCCGTCCCAGAAGTTACCGTTAAAGTAAAAACCGAAATAGGTCTTGCCTATATAACGGGAAAAGCCGCCGGAGACGCCCAAGGCATTATCGGCCGCATCATTGGCAGGGCCCTGGTAATTGTTCCCCGCCTGGAAGTAGCCAAAGGCCTTTTCAAACTGGAGCTTGCCCCAGTCGTTGACGCTCATGTAATTGTCCACATCGGTTACAAAGAGCCCCCAGGTATTGTCGCTGACAAACGAGTGGGGGTTCGATTGGGCGAAGGCCGCTGTAGACAAGGCAAGGCCTGCCGCCAGCACTACTACGATTTTCTTGATGTTCATGATGATACTCCTTAATCAATCTTGAATATGATATCTATGATATACAGGTACTGACCTTGATGATCTTTTGGACCTGATGATCCGGTAACATTGGTGATAGATGCAGCATTACTATGGGTAAAGCCAAAGGTCGTGTCATAGAGGGTATAAAAGTGATACCGTCCGGCGATTCCCACGTTAATCTTGTAATACTTATTGGAAACAAATTTTTGACCACTGTTTGGGGAAACTTCTGTAGTCCAGGGGCCGCTCACAGAATCTGCAACATACCACACCTTAAGGGAAACACCCGGGCTAAAATACGTATTATAATTGCCATGGTCACTGCTGGAATTAGTAGTATAATAACCATAAAACGTCTGGTCTTTTGTCGGCTTTGGCGGCCACACGGTACTTAAATCAATGCCTGCGGACGCCGAATTTTCCGATTTGGAACCGGGAGCCGAATAGGTTATGTTCATCGTAGTCCCGTTATTCGAATTGACAGAAGCAGTTAACGGTTTCTCTGACCCATCATGGTCATAATACGTACCTTTGATATTTGCCGCAGTAACACCGCTAAAGGTCCAACCCGGTTTGGCTTCATAATCAACAATAAAACTATACTGCGTATTCGCCTTAATGGGGTTATCGTTTGGCGATATCTGCTGTTTGCGCCTGTATTGGGGATTGCTATCATTATTATCAAACCAAGTATTCTGTGTAAATCCCCCAAAAGGGTACCCCGCAAACACGTAAATTCCACCGGAAATGAGTTTCTCTAGATCCGTTACCTTCTTTTCCGATACGAACTCCGCATGGCTTAAGGTTACTTTAATCACGGACCCGTCATTTGAAAAATTAGTACGGGTAAAGGCTTTCGGTACATCGGTAAAATTCTTAAAGGTAGCGCTTATGCTTGATGCAGTAACACCGTTAAAATTAAAGCCCGGTTTTGCGGTCAAGGTAAGGGTAAGATAAAATGTTTTATCCGACTCTATCGAAGTAACAGCGTCGCCGCCAGAAGTTAACGAGAGCGACTTTGCTACGGTATACTCAGGAGAACTTGCATCTACGCCTGCCAGCCCCAACTCTGTCGGCGTAGAGCCAACCTTGGGGTAGTTATAAGGGCCCAGGTTAAAACTCGTGGCAGAAGTACTCCCGGTAGGGGGGAACTTTAATGTTACCTTGATTGCAGTAGAGTTCGTATAGCTAACCGTTATCGGAGCCGCGCTTGCACTGCCATGGGTAATGGCTATTGGGTTTTTGAAGGTATAGGTACCCTTAGCTATAAGTGTTACTTCCGCCTGATATGAGGTTGATGCCGCAAAGACACTGCCCACGGAAGGAGTCCACAAAATGGCCGAGGCCTCATACCTTTCTTCAGAAAATGCGGTAGTCGGCGTT is drawn from Leadbettera azotonutricia ZAS-9 and contains these coding sequences:
- a CDS encoding TDE2508 family outer membrane beta-barrel protein — protein: MNIKKIVVVLAAGLALSTAAFAQSNPHSFVSDNTWGLFVTDVDNYMSVNDWGKLQFEKAFGYFQAGNNYQGPANDAADNALGVSGGFSRYIGKTYFGFYFNGNFWDGTAIGIENDGDRLDVPPGADPLDPTNPNAGSESDTGITLNSDIAMLFSAGGAGAFKVQLALLQLHINKDVDDAGNATYNTNDGNFALAVSWGNNFPLSSGAIFKPTARIGFNWDIGKNQTDNNSGVSIVRPTTDDGHHEFQLGLGAAYVLAPRGVETRWWSFGWQLRVFFWPDPYTQTAVASGKDITTSYDGSHVINTFNVSYQRTWDFNERWSAGYGIGGDITLENWSATKDDSNLSLALSPHATAALIYSFASKPFSLNSGVDLRAWNGSFYKLTSSDNGASPATVTTTNSFGALNLTLSLGGTLKPTRNFSLDFDLDIPVINNALEFNLDFQKSPWITIGIIATVKK